The proteins below are encoded in one region of Apium graveolens cultivar Ventura chromosome 4, ASM990537v1, whole genome shotgun sequence:
- the LOC141718219 gene encoding agamous-like MADS-box protein AGL80, which yields MLNFDHLTIQETCNVQMGRGKLSMELIKNWKARNLAFQIRKNTLKKKVYELATLCGIKAMVIIYGPKQDTLQTCPPPEPEVLPDNRDQVLDLINNYKGQSPEDRRKKTVLLSDFYKGKIEKAEKDLTDLRYPTWDPRFNSFTENDLCRFVADLENIAAAKDVN from the exons ATGTTAAATTTTGATCACTTAACTATTCAAGAAACATGCAATGTGCAGATGGGTAGAGGAAAATTAAGCATGGAACTCATAAAGAACTGGAAGGCAAGGAATTTGGCTTTCCAGATTAGGAAAAACACTTTGAAGAAGAAAGTTTATGAGCTTGCAACTTTGTGTGGCATCAAAGCTATGGTGATTATTTACGGGCCTAAACAAGACACACTGCAAACTTGCCCTCCTCCTGAACCTGAGGTGCTTCCCGATAATCGTGATCAAGTTCTGGATTTAATCAACAACTATAAAGGCCAGTCACCTGAGGATCGCAGAAAGAAGACAGTTCTTCTTTCCGACTTTTATAAGGGCAAAATTGAAAAGGCCGAGAAAGACCTAACTGACCTGCGTTATCCAACATGGGATCCGAGGTTTAACAGTTTTACAGAAAACGATCTTTGCAGATTTGTTGCAGATCTGGAGAATA TTGCAGCAGCAAAGGATGTTAACTAA